Proteins from a single region of Deltaproteobacteria bacterium:
- a CDS encoding 4Fe-4S dicluster domain-containing protein has product MAYIITRLCRDCLDTGCVAVCPVDCIYEYTGSNREEWPNQLYIHPDECIDCGACEPECPWNAIFEEVAVPEVFKDDTPLNYKVMENMGDFKVAQHNKIDHPTAEQVQANKEKWGWAG; this is encoded by the coding sequence ATGGCGTACATCATCACGCGGCTCTGCCGCGACTGCCTGGACACCGGGTGCGTCGCGGTTTGCCCCGTCGACTGCATCTACGAGTACACCGGCTCCAACCGCGAGGAGTGGCCGAACCAGCTCTACATCCACCCCGACGAGTGCATCGACTGCGGCGCGTGCGAGCCCGAGTGCCCGTGGAACGCGATCTTCGAGGAGGTGGCGGTGCCCGAGGTGTTCAAGGACGACACGCCCCTCAATTACAAGGTCATGGAGAACATGGGCGACTTCAAGGTCGCCCAGCACAACAAGATCGACCACCCGACGGCGGAGCAGGTCCAGGCCAACAAGGAGAAGTGGGGCTGGGCCGGGTGA